Proteins from a genomic interval of Rhodothermus marinus:
- a CDS encoding GntP family permease, which produces MNTLALTGLVLLAVAVLLILVLLVRLHAFVALLLTSLLVALLGGIPPERVADVLREGMGSTLGYIAVVIGLGAMIGELLQHSGGTARIARSLLDRFGEHRAPWALALTGFLVAIPVFFDVALILLLPLVYSLAHRTGRSLLYYALPLAAGIAVAHSFVPPTPGPVAVAGLLGADLGWVILFGVIVGLPATILGGIVFGRWMAARLHVPVPAHLFDEATDETRPLPSFLQALSVILVPLALILMGTAAGAFLPEDHALRPPLRLLGHPFTALVLGTLLACYLLGVRLGYPMRTVQQIVSKALEPVGLILLVTGAGGVLSRVLVETGVGQALAEQLAASRLPLVVLAFGIALAARVAQGSATVSMVTAAGLIAPVVQTGTYSQPLLALTTLAIAAGATAFSHVNDSGFWLVSRYLDLSEADTLRVWTVLETILGVSGLIVVLLLSLVV; this is translated from the coding sequence ATGAACACGCTTGCCCTGACCGGCCTGGTATTGCTGGCCGTCGCCGTGCTCCTCATCCTGGTGTTGCTCGTGCGCCTGCACGCCTTCGTGGCGCTGTTGCTGACCAGCCTGCTCGTGGCCCTGCTCGGCGGCATCCCGCCCGAGCGCGTGGCCGATGTGCTGCGCGAAGGCATGGGCAGCACGCTGGGTTACATCGCCGTGGTGATCGGGCTGGGCGCCATGATCGGGGAACTGCTCCAGCACAGCGGCGGCACGGCCCGTATCGCCCGCTCGCTGCTCGACCGCTTCGGCGAGCACCGGGCACCCTGGGCGCTGGCGCTGACGGGCTTTCTGGTGGCCATTCCGGTCTTCTTCGATGTGGCGCTGATCCTGCTCCTGCCGCTCGTCTACAGCCTGGCGCATCGCACGGGTCGCTCGCTGCTCTACTACGCCCTCCCGCTGGCGGCCGGCATCGCCGTGGCGCACAGCTTCGTGCCGCCGACGCCTGGTCCGGTCGCCGTGGCCGGTCTGCTGGGCGCCGACCTGGGCTGGGTCATTCTGTTCGGTGTGATCGTGGGGCTGCCCGCCACGATCCTGGGCGGCATCGTCTTCGGACGCTGGATGGCTGCCCGGCTGCACGTGCCCGTCCCGGCCCATCTGTTCGACGAAGCGACGGATGAAACCCGCCCCCTGCCCTCGTTCCTTCAGGCGCTGAGCGTGATTCTGGTGCCGCTGGCGCTGATCCTGATGGGCACGGCGGCCGGCGCCTTCCTACCCGAAGATCATGCCCTGCGGCCGCCGCTCCGGCTGCTCGGACACCCGTTCACGGCGCTCGTGCTGGGCACATTGCTGGCCTGCTACCTGCTGGGCGTGCGGCTGGGCTACCCGATGCGCACCGTGCAGCAGATCGTCTCGAAGGCGCTGGAGCCGGTGGGCCTGATCCTGCTGGTGACCGGCGCGGGCGGGGTGCTCAGCCGCGTGCTTGTCGAAACCGGCGTCGGGCAGGCGCTGGCCGAGCAACTGGCTGCCTCGCGGCTTCCGCTGGTCGTGCTCGCCTTCGGGATCGCACTGGCCGCCCGCGTGGCGCAGGGCTCGGCCACCGTGTCGATGGTGACGGCCGCCGGACTGATCGCGCCGGTCGTGCAGACCGGCACCTATTCGCAACCCCTGCTGGCCCTGACCACGCTCGCCATCGCCGCCGGGGCCACGGCCTTTTCGCACGTGAACGACTCGGGCTTCTGGCTGGTGAGCCGCTACCTGGACCTTTCGGAGGCCGACACGCTCCGCGTGTGGACCGTGCTGGAAACGATTCTCGGCGTGAGTGGCCTGATCGTGGTGCTGCTGCTCAGTCTGGTGGTGTAG
- a CDS encoding nucleotidyltransferase substrate binding protein, whose protein sequence is MELNRVQERLAVARRAVRTLQAVLQVQPVTDIVRDAAIQRFAYSFETTWKAAQRYLRVFEAIEATSPRQVIRAAFQAGLLDEPEARQACMTVRTYNEVLARALFARLQDYAVLMDRWLQRMETRLDTSLL, encoded by the coding sequence ATGGAACTGAATCGCGTGCAGGAACGGCTTGCCGTGGCACGTCGTGCAGTGCGTACGCTTCAGGCGGTCCTTCAGGTGCAACCGGTCACCGACATTGTGCGCGATGCGGCTATTCAGCGATTCGCGTATTCGTTTGAAACAACCTGGAAAGCGGCGCAGCGCTATCTTCGCGTCTTTGAAGCGATCGAAGCGACCTCGCCACGACAGGTGATTCGAGCAGCTTTTCAAGCAGGATTGCTGGATGAGCCGGAAGCGCGCCAGGCTTGCATGACCGTACGCACCTACAACGAAGTGCTGGCCCGGGCGTTATTTGCCCGTCTGCAGGATTATGCGGTGCTCATGGATCGCTGGCTTCAGCGCATGGAGACCCGGCTGGACACGTCGCTTCTCTAA
- the pyrR gene encoding bifunctional pyr operon transcriptional regulator/uracil phosphoribosyltransferase PyrR: MEAQDRIKAQLMDAADLDRTLERMARQIIERAALDAGGEEKLALVGMQTRGVYLARRLQEKIQKAAGLEVPVGILDVTMYRDDVRLRVHQPVVRPTHIPFDVTGRHLVLIDDVIYTGRTARAALDALMDLGRPAAVYLLVMIDRGLRELPICPDIVGRQVPTLPGEEVRVRLREVDDREGVWLVETAPTSTP, encoded by the coding sequence ATGGAAGCTCAGGATCGCATCAAGGCACAGCTCATGGACGCGGCCGACCTGGACCGCACGCTCGAACGCATGGCCCGGCAGATCATCGAACGGGCGGCGCTCGACGCGGGCGGCGAGGAGAAGCTGGCGCTGGTCGGCATGCAGACGCGCGGCGTGTATCTGGCGCGCCGCCTGCAGGAAAAAATTCAGAAGGCCGCCGGGCTGGAGGTGCCTGTCGGCATCCTCGACGTCACCATGTACCGCGACGACGTGCGGCTGCGGGTGCATCAGCCCGTGGTGCGTCCCACCCACATTCCCTTCGATGTGACGGGCCGCCACCTGGTGCTCATCGACGACGTGATCTATACGGGCCGTACGGCGCGGGCCGCGCTCGATGCGCTCATGGACCTGGGGCGCCCGGCCGCCGTCTACCTGCTGGTGATGATCGACCGGGGGCTGCGCGAATTACCCATCTGCCCGGACATCGTCGGCCGCCAGGTGCCCACGCTGCCCGGCGAGGAGGTGCGCGTGCGCCTGCGTGAGGTGGACGATCGCGAAGGCGTCTGGCTCGTGGAAACCGCCCCCACGTCGACTCCGTGA
- a CDS encoding FxLYD domain-containing protein: MTRWQSLARWSGRLGLLLMLVVAGCGKEEPSDSPVKVEDFRYQELPGGTRIVTGVVRNLTDQPIANLQLEIGLYDRHNRLIGTMQVPVQDVPPKGRKRFRQPLDTDQDVQGARVRSVLVL, encoded by the coding sequence ATGACACGCTGGCAAAGTCTGGCGCGATGGAGCGGACGCCTCGGGCTGCTGCTGATGCTCGTGGTGGCCGGATGCGGGAAAGAGGAGCCGTCGGATAGCCCGGTAAAAGTCGAAGACTTTCGCTATCAGGAGCTGCCCGGCGGTACGCGGATCGTAACCGGCGTCGTGCGCAACCTGACCGACCAGCCCATCGCGAACCTGCAGCTCGAAATTGGCCTCTACGACCGGCACAATCGCCTGATCGGTACGATGCAGGTGCCCGTGCAGGACGTTCCACCGAAAGGACGCAAACGCTTCCGGCAACCACTCGACACCGATCAGGACGTGCAGGGCGCCCGTGTGCGCAGCGTGCTCGTGCTCTGA
- a CDS encoding O-antigen ligase family protein, with protein MFPAQTQAPVLQRVWPVFEGGRQARFGVVLLGLCGIVVLPAFQVLPVRGLEPYDAHRLVQVGVLLAGALALVVHRGLRQEAAKSWRRLPGWARLGLLAVGGLGLASALQAAVPVVALLEWGHLVLLWLLALLVAAAFRIWEERGDRLLLAVVLVSAGCYLLRFGATTLVHLGWGLPAWPKSGLGFSHPRFFNQYQSWVLPLLVVPLIWRGASVWLKRGSLLATVCFWMLLLGSGGRGTLVALGVAGLTVALLMGRPGRRWLFVQLGAAGAGLLLFLAGHAQGWIASGGLLARDVLTDSGRLAMWRHAWELMEQHPWLGVGPMHFAYAPYGSGLAHPHSVLFQWLAEWGVPATLVLGALVMIGMLHWLGYARRRVRHAGTDFEGAMRVGLTASLVAGSTHALVSGVVVMPVSQLLLAVIIGRLLAELPAYRVEQRPTWSRRGVALAAVVGLLAMAPALIRDLPALTERKEQYYEATGSLRLSPRYWQQGRFGYEASAFVASERKK; from the coding sequence ATGTTTCCCGCACAGACCCAGGCACCCGTGCTGCAGCGTGTATGGCCGGTTTTCGAAGGAGGCCGGCAGGCGCGCTTCGGGGTGGTGCTTCTGGGTCTGTGCGGGATCGTGGTGTTGCCGGCCTTTCAGGTGCTGCCGGTGCGCGGGCTGGAGCCTTACGACGCGCACCGGCTGGTGCAGGTCGGGGTCCTGTTGGCTGGAGCACTGGCGCTGGTTGTGCACCGGGGGCTCCGACAAGAAGCGGCGAAGAGCTGGCGGCGCCTGCCCGGGTGGGCCCGCCTCGGGCTGCTTGCGGTGGGCGGTCTGGGACTGGCGTCGGCCCTGCAGGCGGCCGTGCCCGTCGTGGCGTTGCTGGAATGGGGGCATCTGGTGCTGCTGTGGCTGCTGGCGTTGCTGGTGGCTGCGGCTTTCCGGATCTGGGAAGAACGCGGCGACCGGTTGCTGCTGGCCGTGGTGCTGGTTTCGGCGGGATGCTATCTGCTTCGCTTTGGCGCCACGACGCTGGTGCACCTGGGCTGGGGACTGCCGGCCTGGCCGAAAAGCGGGCTGGGGTTTTCCCATCCGCGGTTCTTCAACCAGTATCAGAGCTGGGTACTGCCACTTTTGGTGGTGCCGTTGATCTGGCGGGGCGCGTCCGTCTGGCTGAAGCGGGGAAGCCTTCTGGCGACGGTGTGCTTCTGGATGCTGTTGTTGGGCTCGGGAGGAAGGGGTACGCTCGTGGCGCTGGGGGTAGCCGGCCTGACCGTTGCGCTGCTGATGGGACGACCCGGTCGGCGCTGGCTGTTTGTGCAGCTGGGCGCTGCAGGGGCCGGCCTGCTGCTTTTTCTGGCGGGACATGCTCAGGGCTGGATTGCCTCGGGCGGACTGCTGGCACGTGACGTGCTGACCGACAGCGGCCGGCTGGCCATGTGGCGCCACGCCTGGGAATTGATGGAGCAGCATCCATGGCTGGGCGTGGGCCCCATGCATTTTGCCTATGCGCCCTATGGCTCCGGGCTGGCGCATCCGCACAGCGTACTTTTCCAGTGGCTGGCCGAATGGGGCGTGCCGGCTACGCTGGTGCTGGGTGCGCTGGTGATGATCGGCATGTTGCACTGGCTGGGCTATGCCCGGCGTCGGGTACGGCATGCGGGCACCGACTTCGAAGGCGCAATGCGGGTCGGTCTTACCGCCAGCCTGGTGGCCGGTAGCACCCATGCCCTGGTCAGCGGCGTGGTGGTCATGCCGGTCAGCCAGCTGTTGCTGGCGGTCATCATAGGACGCTTGCTCGCCGAGCTGCCCGCATATCGGGTCGAGCAGCGGCCGACCTGGAGTCGGCGGGGGGTCGCGCTGGCGGCTGTCGTGGGGCTTCTGGCCATGGCGCCGGCGCTGATCCGCGATCTGCCCGCGCTGACCGAACGCAAAGAACAGTACTACGAAGCAACGGGCTCGCTTCGGTTGAGTCCGCGCTACTGGCAACAGGGACGCTTCGGGTATGAAGCGTCGGCTTTCGTGGCATCCGAACGGAAGAAGTAG
- a CDS encoding M20 metallopeptidase family protein → MLREIQALSEEIFPEVVRLRRTIHANPELAFEEYETARLVVETLRPLGLEIQTGVARTGVVATLRGAESGPTVLLRADMDALPIQEENDFEFRSRNSGKMHACGHDAHTASLLGTAMILSRLRDRLHGQVRMIFQPSEEKLPGGAQAMIREGVLEASDSVPAPSVVFAQHVQPDLPVGTIGVRSGMYMASADELYITVRAEGGHAAAPHRLAADGVLVAAHIIVALQSVVSRNAPPDVPTVLSIGRVLAEGATNVLPPTVRMEGTFRAMDEDWRFRAHALIRRVVEQTARAFGAEADVEIVVGYPALYNHEEPTELVREAAREYVGPDRVVELEPWFASEDFAYFLQQRPGCFYRIGTGNPEKGIVHGLHTPRFTIDEEALRIAPGFMAYLTWRYLQSAA, encoded by the coding sequence ATGCTGCGCGAGATTCAGGCGCTGAGTGAGGAAATCTTTCCGGAAGTGGTCCGGCTTCGGCGGACCATCCATGCGAATCCGGAACTGGCCTTCGAGGAATACGAAACGGCCCGGCTGGTCGTCGAGACGCTGCGGCCGCTGGGCCTGGAGATTCAGACCGGCGTGGCCCGTACCGGCGTGGTGGCCACGCTGCGCGGGGCCGAGTCGGGCCCGACCGTCCTGCTGCGGGCCGACATGGACGCGCTGCCCATCCAGGAAGAAAACGACTTTGAATTCCGCTCCCGGAATTCGGGCAAGATGCACGCCTGCGGCCACGACGCGCACACGGCCTCGCTGCTGGGCACGGCCATGATCCTGTCGCGGCTGCGCGATCGATTGCACGGCCAGGTGCGGATGATCTTTCAGCCCAGCGAGGAAAAGCTGCCCGGCGGCGCCCAGGCCATGATCCGTGAAGGCGTGCTGGAAGCGTCCGACAGCGTACCGGCGCCTTCGGTCGTCTTCGCCCAGCACGTGCAGCCGGATCTACCGGTAGGCACGATCGGCGTGCGTAGCGGCATGTACATGGCCTCGGCCGACGAACTCTACATCACGGTCCGGGCCGAAGGCGGCCATGCCGCCGCCCCCCATCGCCTGGCGGCCGACGGCGTGCTGGTGGCCGCCCACATCATCGTGGCGCTGCAGTCCGTGGTCAGCCGCAATGCCCCGCCCGACGTCCCCACGGTGCTCTCGATCGGGCGCGTGCTGGCCGAAGGCGCCACGAACGTGCTACCGCCCACCGTGCGCATGGAAGGAACGTTTCGGGCCATGGATGAAGACTGGCGCTTCCGGGCGCACGCACTCATCCGCCGCGTCGTCGAGCAGACGGCCCGCGCCTTCGGGGCCGAGGCCGACGTGGAGATCGTCGTGGGCTACCCGGCCCTCTACAACCACGAGGAGCCCACAGAGCTGGTACGCGAGGCCGCCCGCGAGTACGTGGGTCCCGACCGGGTGGTGGAACTCGAGCCCTGGTTTGCCAGCGAGGACTTCGCCTACTTCCTGCAACAGCGGCCGGGCTGCTTCTACCGCATCGGCACGGGCAATCCAGAAAAGGGCATCGTGCACGGCCTGCACACGCCGCGCTTTACGATCGACGAAGAGGCGCTGCGCATCGCGCCCGGCTTCATGGCCTATCTGACCTGGCGCTATCTGCAATCGGCGGCATGA
- a CDS encoding M28 family peptidase — protein MRQRIARTFFGILLTCWPLLSQAQSQRPAVTPTVFDNPALVQRYQATITPEDLAAHLFIVASDYFEGRETTTRGQKLAAYYLASQYRKLGLEPAGTLKPDHPYAPEAYFQPFTVYGQRLQEAHLIAVQGADTLAALAFGPEQADPNGYLWLGVRPESAGELVFGGYGIADPELGYDDYAALAADSIDLTGRWLLILADEPLANDSTSLLTPDGRPSRRTAQPFLKLRRALEAGVAGVLLVGDRSPRADEPLAERAARAALRARTSVGRLSLTPPQQGGFQLPPIWVVSSQVADALLAPSGHTIAELQQQIDESRRPVVFAVPEVTVHGRLVQETYQAQTENVLAYIEGADSLLKNEVVVLSAHYDHVGVDPTAEGDGIYNGADDDGTGTVALLEIAEAFMQAARDGYPPRRSILFLHVSGEEKGLLGSAYYTDHEPVFPLEQTVTNLNIDMIGRHDPTREGDPNYVYIIGSNLISQELHEINLRVNEITGTRLVLDERFNSKDDPNRFYARSDHWNFGKHGIPFIFFFTGTHEDYHGVDDEPHKIDYDRMARIVRLIFGTAWQVANQDNRPAVTGTGFN, from the coding sequence ATGCGGCAACGTATTGCACGGACGTTTTTCGGAATCCTGCTGACATGCTGGCCCCTGCTGTCGCAGGCGCAGAGCCAGCGTCCCGCCGTCACCCCCACCGTGTTCGATAACCCGGCGCTCGTGCAGCGCTATCAGGCGACGATCACGCCCGAAGACCTGGCCGCGCACCTGTTCATCGTGGCCTCCGACTACTTTGAAGGCCGCGAAACCACCACGCGTGGCCAGAAGCTGGCCGCCTACTATCTGGCCTCCCAGTATCGCAAACTGGGCCTCGAGCCCGCCGGCACGCTGAAGCCGGACCATCCCTACGCACCGGAAGCCTATTTCCAGCCGTTCACCGTCTACGGCCAGCGGCTGCAGGAAGCGCATCTGATCGCCGTGCAGGGCGCCGACACGCTGGCCGCGCTGGCGTTCGGCCCGGAGCAGGCCGACCCGAACGGCTACCTGTGGCTGGGCGTCCGGCCCGAAAGCGCCGGCGAACTGGTCTTCGGCGGCTATGGCATTGCCGATCCCGAGCTGGGCTACGACGACTACGCCGCGCTGGCGGCCGACAGCATCGACCTGACCGGCCGCTGGCTGCTGATCCTGGCCGACGAGCCGCTGGCCAACGACTCGACCAGCCTGCTGACGCCCGACGGCCGCCCCTCACGCCGGACGGCCCAGCCGTTCCTCAAGCTGCGCCGGGCGCTGGAGGCCGGCGTGGCCGGCGTGCTTCTGGTAGGCGACCGCTCCCCGCGGGCCGACGAGCCGCTGGCCGAACGTGCCGCCCGTGCCGCACTGCGCGCGCGGACCAGCGTCGGACGCCTTTCGCTTACACCGCCGCAACAGGGCGGCTTTCAACTGCCGCCGATCTGGGTGGTCAGCAGTCAGGTGGCCGACGCGCTGCTGGCCCCGAGTGGCCATACCATCGCCGAGCTGCAGCAGCAGATCGACGAAAGCCGCCGGCCCGTCGTGTTCGCCGTGCCCGAGGTCACCGTGCACGGCCGGCTCGTGCAGGAAACCTACCAGGCCCAGACCGAAAACGTCCTGGCCTACATCGAAGGCGCCGACTCGCTGCTCAAAAATGAAGTGGTGGTTCTCTCGGCACACTACGACCACGTGGGTGTCGATCCGACGGCCGAAGGCGACGGCATCTACAACGGCGCCGACGACGACGGCACGGGCACCGTCGCCCTGCTCGAAATTGCCGAAGCCTTCATGCAGGCCGCACGCGACGGCTACCCACCCCGCCGTTCCATCCTGTTCCTGCACGTGTCGGGTGAAGAAAAGGGATTGCTCGGCTCGGCTTACTACACCGATCACGAACCGGTCTTCCCGCTCGAACAGACCGTCACGAATCTGAATATCGACATGATCGGCCGCCACGACCCCACGCGGGAAGGCGATCCCAACTACGTGTACATCATCGGCTCGAACCTGATCTCACAGGAGTTGCACGAGATCAACCTGCGCGTGAACGAAATCACCGGCACGCGCCTCGTGCTCGACGAGCGCTTCAACAGCAAAGACGATCCGAACCGGTTCTACGCCCGCTCCGACCACTGGAACTTCGGCAAGCACGGCATTCCGTTCATCTTCTTCTTCACAGGTACCCACGAAGACTATCACGGCGTGGACGACGAGCCGCACAAGATCGACTACGACCGCATGGCGCGGATCGTCCGTTTGATTTTCGGCACGGCCTGGCAGGTGGCCAACCAGGACAACCGCCCGGCCGTCACGGGCACCGGCTTCAACTGA
- a CDS encoding nucleotidyltransferase family protein: MKTQIPELERLRQQLRVLLPELRERFGVVSLALFGSYVRGQAGAESDLDVLVELDERPFSLLQFIELEQWLSDRLGVRVDLVEKSALKEELRPFILQEAVPI, encoded by the coding sequence ATGAAAACCCAGATCCCTGAACTTGAAAGGCTACGGCAACAGCTGCGCGTATTGCTGCCCGAATTGCGAGAGCGGTTTGGCGTTGTTTCGCTGGCGCTGTTCGGATCGTACGTGCGGGGACAGGCCGGGGCTGAAAGCGATCTGGACGTGTTGGTCGAGCTGGACGAGCGGCCTTTCAGTCTGCTACAGTTCATTGAGCTTGAACAGTGGCTGAGCGATCGACTGGGCGTGCGTGTGGATCTGGTAGAGAAAAGTGCACTTAAAGAGGAACTCAGACCTTTCATTTTGCAGGAAGCCGTACCGATATGA
- a CDS encoding gluconokinase has translation MVIVVMGVSGAGKTTVGRALAETLGWPFYDGDDFHPPANIEKMRQGVPLTDADRLPWLEALRALIARHLQEGRPAVVACSALKRSYRDVLRRAGEGVRFVHLAADYETIRRRLEARRGHFFDPKLLQSQFDDLEAPDADEALILEATRPVSELVRAIVTRWNLQGRR, from the coding sequence ATGGTGATCGTCGTCATGGGCGTCTCCGGCGCGGGCAAGACGACCGTGGGCCGCGCCCTGGCCGAAACGCTCGGCTGGCCGTTCTACGATGGCGACGACTTTCATCCGCCGGCCAACATCGAAAAAATGCGCCAGGGCGTGCCGCTCACCGACGCCGACCGCCTGCCCTGGCTGGAGGCGCTTCGGGCACTGATCGCACGGCACCTGCAGGAAGGACGTCCGGCCGTCGTGGCCTGCTCGGCTCTGAAGCGCAGCTACCGCGACGTGCTACGCCGCGCCGGTGAGGGCGTCCGGTTCGTCCACCTGGCGGCCGACTACGAGACGATCCGCCGACGACTGGAGGCGCGGCGGGGGCATTTTTTCGACCCGAAGCTGTTGCAGAGCCAGTTCGACGACCTCGAAGCGCCCGACGCCGACGAAGCGCTGATTCTCGAGGCCACCCGACCCGTAAGCGAGCTGGTGCGTGCGATCGTCACGCGGTGGAATCTGCAGGGCCGTCGCTGA
- a CDS encoding DUF58 domain-containing protein: MARPTALQYLDPAVLSRLKNMELRARLIVEGFITGLHRSPYHGFSVEFAEHRPYNPGDELRHIDWKVYAKTDRFYVKQYEEETNLRHYVVLDTSPSMRYRYRAPLTKLEYGAYLAAALHFLMLRQRDATGLIAFDERVHTLIPPKSKPGYLHTLLTHLERLVRLEDAETRRTAVASVLHEVAERIHRRSLVVLITDLFDNRSAHDELLRALRHLRHRGHEVLVFHVLEGATERRFELPDRPLRLVDVETGEEMTLHPAQFRDAYVQAVQAFTEQFRRRCLEHRIDFVELDTGQPYDTALLAYLNKRQRLH, translated from the coding sequence GTGGCCCGTCCGACGGCATTGCAGTACCTCGATCCGGCCGTGCTTTCGCGCCTGAAAAACATGGAACTGCGGGCGCGGCTGATCGTCGAGGGCTTCATCACGGGACTGCACCGCAGTCCATACCACGGCTTTTCGGTGGAATTTGCCGAGCACCGGCCCTACAATCCGGGCGACGAGCTGCGCCACATCGACTGGAAGGTGTACGCCAAAACGGACCGTTTCTACGTGAAGCAGTACGAGGAGGAGACGAACCTGCGCCACTACGTGGTGCTCGACACCTCGCCGTCGATGCGCTATCGCTACCGGGCGCCCCTGACCAAACTGGAGTACGGCGCCTATCTGGCGGCCGCCTTGCACTTTCTGATGCTGCGTCAGCGGGACGCCACGGGACTGATCGCTTTCGACGAGCGCGTGCATACGCTGATCCCCCCGAAAAGCAAGCCGGGCTACCTGCACACGCTGCTGACTCATCTCGAGCGCCTGGTGCGTCTGGAAGACGCCGAGACGCGCCGCACGGCCGTGGCGTCGGTGCTGCACGAAGTGGCCGAACGCATCCACCGCCGATCGCTCGTGGTGCTGATCACGGACCTGTTCGACAACCGCTCGGCACACGACGAACTGCTGCGTGCGCTGCGCCACCTGCGACATCGCGGGCACGAAGTGCTGGTGTTTCACGTGCTGGAAGGCGCCACCGAGCGACGCTTCGAACTTCCGGACCGCCCGCTGCGACTTGTCGACGTGGAAACCGGTGAGGAGATGACGCTGCATCCGGCCCAGTTCCGTGACGCCTATGTGCAGGCCGTGCAGGCGTTCACCGAGCAGTTCCGTCGCCGCTGTCTGGAGCACCGGATCGACTTCGTCGAACTCGACACCGGCCAGCCTTACGACACCGCCCTGCTGGCCTACCTGAACAAACGCCAGCGGCTGCACTGA
- a CDS encoding type II toxin-antitoxin system VapB family antitoxin, whose amino-acid sequence MRTSIEIDDELMREVLRVTGLKTKREAVELGLRTLLRLKQQERIKDFRGKLRWEGDLDVLRTDRPEHDRG is encoded by the coding sequence ATGCGAACAAGCATCGAAATTGATGACGAACTGATGCGGGAAGTCCTCCGCGTAACAGGCCTGAAGACAAAGCGCGAGGCGGTGGAACTGGGGCTACGGACATTGCTGCGCCTCAAACAGCAGGAGCGCATTAAAGACTTCCGGGGTAAGCTCCGTTGGGAAGGAGATCTGGATGTCCTGCGTACCGACCGGCCGGAGCATGATCGTGGTTGA
- the mntA gene encoding type VII toxin-antitoxin system MntA family adenylyltransferase antitoxin yields MDPGTTTLPFHAEIDLAEVRRILREHLAGLPVRIYLFGSFARGTPHRGSDIDVAVWSEQPIDRERWIALRDALESANILFKVDLVDLSEVDPAFRERVLREGIPWN; encoded by the coding sequence ATGGATCCCGGCACGACAACGCTTCCATTTCATGCGGAGATCGACCTGGCCGAGGTTCGGCGTATCCTCCGTGAGCATCTGGCCGGGCTTCCGGTACGCATCTATCTTTTCGGCTCGTTTGCCCGGGGCACGCCACACCGCGGCTCCGATATTGACGTGGCTGTCTGGTCGGAGCAGCCTATCGATCGGGAACGCTGGATTGCGCTGCGGGATGCGCTTGAATCTGCAAACATACTTTTCAAGGTGGATCTGGTCGATCTGTCAGAAGTAGATCCAGCTTTTCGTGAACGAGTGCTCCGAGAAGGAATTCCATGGAACTGA